The Penicillium psychrofluorescens genome assembly, chromosome: 2 nucleotide sequence CCGTCTCGATCGACAAGCCCAGCAGCCAGGCGCAAGACGTGCTCGCCGTCCAGTCGTCGGATATTCAATCCAAGAAGACACGGCCATGGCTCTTTGATCGTCCGGTCGGCGGGCGCTACACCAATCTGGACCCTCTGGTGACCCCCGATGAGGCGTGAGTGATGTCTTTCTGGGCTGTTCGCGAGCATGCTGCTAACCACCTCGGCCATAGTTATCTCTTTGTCGGGCTCGAAACTGCCGTTCAAGTCTACGCAACCACTACCTCGCGCCTAGTGCGTACTCTGCAAGTGGAGGCCGGCCATAAGGTCATCGGGTTCCGAATCTGTCCGGTCGACCCCGAGCATCTCTATATCTTCACATCCTCCGGCTTCGTGACCAAGTGGCATTGGCAGTCTGGGAAACAGCTGGCGCGCTGGGGCTCCGACTGTTTGGCCATCGCGGGTGACTTGATTGTGAACGAACGCGCGGATCATCCTGAcgtcttgttcttctccttgcagcagaaggaaggaaagcggCAGATCGTGGTGAATGCTCTGGGTGATGAAGAGCTTCAGGGCGTGGTCGTGATGCAGACCACCAAGCGGATCAGCTCCTTCACAATTGCTCGAGAGGGTCGAGTCATCGTCGCGGCGGATGGCCATAATCTGATTATGGGCACCACCACAAGCTTGGACCCTGAGAGCATCCAGTCTGTACAATATACTTGGAAAGAGGCGAGTCTTCCGGTGCATTCGAAATGTTTCCATTTGCGGGACAATGCGTCAGAATCCCGAAACACACTTCAAGGCTCTTATCCGCTCGACCTCGCCGTCGGAGAAAGTGGTGGTTCCATTTTGATCTACCAAGATGTTCTCAACACACTGTTTGGTCAGGAGAGCGGCCGCGACGCGGAAAAGAAATCAGTTTCTCGGAAGTTGCATTGGCATCGGGGTCCTGTAAATGCCGTGCGCTGGTCAAAAGATGGTATGTGCACTCACACTCACTGGTATTGGGAGAAAcgctcttttcttcgtttTGCTAACAATCCCTTCTAGGTAACTATATCATGTCAGGAGGAGAAGAGTCGGTAATGGTCCTTTGGCAATTGGATACGGGCCGCAAGCAATTCCTTCCTCACCTCTCCTCGCCAGTATGCAACATTGTCGTCTCCCCAGGAGGCGATTCCTACGTGGTGAAACTAGCCGACAACTCGGTCATGGTTTTGTCGGCCCGAGAACTTCAACCTTCTGCCACCATTACCGGACTGCAGCTGTGCCCGGAGCCGTCTTCGATCAACTCGCCGGTTGTTGCCGCGCTACATCCGCAACGCGCAGAACAATTGCTCGTTGCTGTGCCGGCGTCCCATCAGTCTTCCCAATATGATTCTCAGCCGGCAAGTCGCGCCGTGCTCCAAACTTACGACATCCGCTCCAATTGCCATATTGCGCGTCAGGCTTTGACGCGAACCAACGCCACCACACTAAACATTGGGCCAGAAGGGTCTCCAATACTGGCACCAGATGTCAGATATCTCGATGTCGCGCATGATGGCAAGTGGCTAGCAACTACCGATACCTGGACTCCTCATTCTCAAGACACCGAGGCCGTTGATTCCACTGTCTCAAACGTCGCTTCCGCTAAGCCTTGTCGCTCGGAGGTGTTTCTGAAATTCTGGAAGTGGAGCACTTCCTCTGATACCTGGGAATTGGTCACACGCGTGGATGGACCCCATTTCTCTGACGGTCGCCACTCCGCCCTGTTGGGACTTGTGTCCCGTCCGGGTGCTCATGAGTTTGCGACCGTCGGTGAAGATGCCTTTGTTCGTTTCTGGTGCCCTACTGCAAGGTATCGCAGTGGCTTGAAGGCAAACGATGAGCCCCAGGTGCAACTAGATACATGGAAGTGCCGCGGTCTTATTGACTTGAAGGGTTTCCTCGGTGGCGCCCAGACTACATCTCTTGACACGGCTTGCCTCGCTTTCTCGGAGGATGGGTCTGTTCTTGCCATCTGTCTCTCTGCAGAATCTGCTGCGACTGGCGGTCTTGTCCTTCTGATCGATGTGCGAAGTTGTACGGTACAGTACCGCAGAACTGGGGCTTTCCATGGCGAGCCCTGTGCGATGAGCTTCCTGGGCAAATATCTCATCATTTCCTCCACTCACTCGGTAACTGTGTGGGATACAGTCGACGACATTGTCAGAACCATTCAGTCATCAGAATCGACCGgttcctcttcctccggaAACCCCCAGCTCCTCGCGGTGAACCCTCGCAATCAAACCTTTGCAGTCGTAGCTCGGGGAGCCGATGGTTCTTCGAGTGATTCAAGCAAGAAACGACGCAAGAATCGGTCTCACATGCGCATCTACGATGTCCCATCCTTCCAGTTGGTATTCCAGGACCATTTGCGAAACCGTCCACTCGCATTGCTTTCGGATGCCTCTTCCGGCGACTACGTTGTCATCGATGCGGCAGCTCATGTGCAGCGCTTGGGCTGCGAGGAAACAACAGTTCAGAAAACCACCCAGACTCGGGATTCATCCCACCATCTCGATTCTGGATTGACGAGCCTTTTCAGTCGGACACATGAGCGCAATCCCGCACAACCTGTCGACCTGGATTCTTCATCACAGGCCAAGGGGCTGGCCAGTGTATTTGGGAGCACGCCCTCGTTCTCTCTACCTGCTATGAGCGTTCTCTTTAGGAATGTGGTTCAGTCTTTCGGCGCCAAGTGAGATTCTACTGCTGGCGGCAGTGATGAACCCTCCCTTTCATTTTTCTCGGTATATA carries:
- a CDS encoding uncharacterized protein (ID:PFLUO_003565-T1.cds;~source:funannotate); translation: MAGSARKQKRSRLSDAASDKAPTPNEDRVKRRRFSENSVSIDKPSSQAQDVLAVQSSDIQSKKTRPWLFDRPVGGRYTNLDPLVTPDEAYLFVGLETAVQVYATTTSRLVRTLQVEAGHKVIGFRICPVDPEHLYIFTSSGFVTKWHWQSGKQLARWGSDCLAIAGDLIVNERADHPDVLFFSLQQKEGKRQIVVNALGDEELQGVVVMQTTKRISSFTIAREGRVIVAADGHNLIMGTTTSLDPESIQSVQYTWKEASLPVHSKCFHLRDNASESRNTLQGSYPLDLAVGESGGSILIYQDVLNTLFGQESGRDAEKKSVSRKLHWHRGPVNAVRWSKDGNYIMSGGEESVMVLWQLDTGRKQFLPHLSSPVCNIVVSPGGDSYVVKLADNSVMVLSARELQPSATITGLQLCPEPSSINSPVVAALHPQRAEQLLVAVPASHQSSQYDSQPASRAVLQTYDIRSNCHIARQALTRTNATTLNIGPEGSPILAPDVRYLDVAHDGKWLATTDTWTPHSQDTEAVDSTVSNVASAKPCRSEVFLKFWKWSTSSDTWELVTRVDGPHFSDGRHSALLGLVSRPGAHEFATVGEDAFVRFWCPTARYRSGLKANDEPQVQLDTWKCRGLIDLKGFLGGAQTTSLDTACLAFSEDGSVLAICLSAESAATGGLVLLIDVRSCTVQYRRTGAFHGEPCAMSFLGKYLIISSTHSVTVWDTVDDIVRTIQSSESTGSSSSGNPQLLAVNPRNQTFAVVARGADGSSSDSSKKRRKNRSHMRIYDVPSFQLVFQDHLRNRPLALLSDASSGDYVVIDAAAHVQRLGCEETTVQKTTQTRDSSHHLDSGLTSLFSRTHERNPAQPVDLDSSSQAKGLASVFGSTPSFSLPAMSVLFRNVVQSFGAK